The Daucus carota subsp. sativus chromosome 9, DH1 v3.0, whole genome shotgun sequence genome window below encodes:
- the LOC135149151 gene encoding zinc finger BED domain-containing protein RICESLEEPER 2-like encodes MFFLIYSTSDQGFKEYVPSEEDWEKVAGVCSFLKVFSDVTKVVSGTGYSTSNLFLSEIRRVKKIIDKKAIDPNLHIREMARKMELKFEKYWGETNLVMAIGAVMDPRFKMKLPAFCFPNLYPIASDSETNLSYLGNALTDLYLEYCREEKDASKEKNESEISSSDANFMAEHSEIPQGINDYESFIRESGGILEPTKSELEDYLSEKIVAPTSKFDVLAWWKGNSSKFSILSKMAADILSIPISTVASESTFSAGSRVIEPHRSCLKPETVEVLLCGADWVRELYGLKKAKQEEDKEIVIHLD; translated from the exons ATGTTTTTCCTTATATATAGCACATCTGATCAGGGCTTTAAAGAGTATGTACCAAGTGAGGAGGACTGGGAAAAAGTTGCAGGAGTGTGTTCCTTTCTTAAGGTATTTTCTGATGTCACTAAGGTTGTCTCTGGAACGGGGTATTCaacatcaaatttatttttatcagaAATAAGAAGAGTCAAGAAAATAATTGACAAAAAAGCCATCGATCCTAATCTGCATATTCGAGAGATGGCACGAAAAATGgaattgaagtttgaaaaataTTGGGGGGAAACTAACTTGGTAATGGCAATTGGCGCTGTCATGGATCCGCGGTTTAAAATGAAACTTCCAGCCTTTTGTTTTCCTAACCTATATCCAATTGCAAGTGATTCAGAAACAAATTTGTCATACTTAGGAAATGCCTTGACTGATTTGTATTTAGAATATTGCAGGGAAGAAAAGGATGCTAGCAAAGAAAAGAATGAATCTGAAATATCTTCTTCTGATGCAAATTTCATGGCTGAACATAGTGAAATACCCCAGGGCATTAATGATTACGAGAGTTTCATTCGGGAAAGTGGCGGCATTCTGGAGCCTACAAAGTCTGAACTAGAGGATTACCTGAGTGAGAAAATTGTagctccaacttcaaagtttgaTGTTCTTGCTTGGTGGAAAGGAAACTCATCAAAGTTTTCAATTCTGTCCAAAATGGCAGCTGATATACTGAGTATTCCTATTAGCACAGTTGCGTCAGAGTCAACATTTAGTGCAGGTAGTAGAGTGATAGAACCGCATCGCTCTTGTTTGAAACCCGAAACTGTTGAGGTGCTGCTGTGTGGAGCAGACTGGGTTCGTGAATTGTATGGATTGAAAAAAGCTAAACAG GAGGAGGACAAGGAGATTGTGATACATTTGGATTAA